The Lutzomyia longipalpis isolate SR_M1_2022 chromosome 2, ASM2433408v1 DNA window TGGTTTTCTGCattaaaaaatggtaaaaaacaagttacaaaaatatattcttttttttaatcttgcgTCTCTGAGACGTTAAAGGAACTGCGTGTggtattttgttttctttcaattaaaggttcgtcaaaaatatccttttctttgaatataccgatttttttaaaattatttctacaaTTTCAAGTTTCACTACTTTTTTTGGGCATTATACAAATTCTTCTGGGTCAAAATTTTACTGTTTTTCTGTATATCCGAATCTTAATTTGTTGTGTAGAAAGcacaatattgaattttaaaataaatacttaCGCTGCTTGTGTCGCGTTTGGTGATGGTAAAGTTGGGTCCCTTCTTATCCTTGTCCTTCATGGCTTGCACCATAGCTTGGCGTTTCTTTTCTGCCTCCTCAAGGCGCTGTCGCTTCTCTTCGATCTCACGTTGTTTCTTCTCCTCAATCTCACGAACGCGACGCTCCTCTTCTTCCTTCTTGCGCTGAGCCATCCTTTGCTCCTCCTCAGCGCGAGTAACCTGTATTATCGGCATTATTGTTAGTGAGCTCATTActtatttacttaatttttattgctagTAGGTGCCTAACCTTGCGCTTGGCTTGTTTCtcctttaatttcttcaactCATCCTCTTCCTTTGCTCTCTGCTTGCGCCACTCATTGATGTACTCTTTCAATTGCTCATCCAATTCAGAACGCTTTTGATCCTGGCGCTATTGtcgtaataattttaaaaaatattattttttaaaacttcttaatATATGTAATGTTAAGTTTTTCAGTACGGTATTATTACCTTAACGAACTCCGGATCTCCAGCCTCTCCCctttttcagttaatttttgtttattatgtttgtggagaaaaaaaaattgggaagaaatagaaataatactaattttaaaatatgaatgcttcaatattaaaaagaattaatcggtatattttttttaataaaattacaagCATTTAAGTAGGTAGGTACTACAAAGAATTAGAGTAGAAATACTTTTGACGATGTACAAGAGAGCGTAAATTTCTCAACATGCTGAAAATgttataatataatattttaatattgattttatatttatattttttattttacatattttatgcttcaacATTCCTTTGTTTAGACTCCAATTTCCAGctgtggaaattttatttattatctttttattgttgttttgTTTATCTGtgttataataaataatatagaagTTTCGCGGCAATTTTGCATAGAGACATTGCCATTTTGGTTTAGCTTACGCAAGCATttcaaaattatgtttaatgCTTTCATCGTTaaaggtaaaataaaaaaggcacaTCGCTTATTGTCGCATTATCGAGTTATGcgttgttgatttttttcacaggtaattttatttattttttaatttttatctttttatcaAGAAGCCAGAAGcttatttgctcaaaaatcagaataataacaaaaaatataagtttaagtagaaaattagaaaaaaagctatttttcattaacaaaaaaatgcctTTCCCCACATTAGGGAGATCGCGTTGTTTAGTTGTTTCTTGGTTTATCAACTTACTCGGACTTGGCAGCTGGCCTAtgattttgttttcatttttaacagatttttttgCCACGACAAAAAAGTTGTGATCCGCATCGTGTTTTAAGTATGTTGAGTAATTTTGGAtcatattcaaaaaaaaaattttcgtcggatgatttttgattttttttgcgccaaaataaacaaaaagtaaaatatttgtgttaacaaaatatttttcataaacatATATAGTCACATAAATTGGCAATTATTGCATTActataatatacataaattgaaGACAAATctataatacatttttttttaattctatagTAAAACGTTTTATCATCTTTTTGAAaagttgtaagaaaaaaatgcattttcgataaaataaaaagtttttaaccACCAAAgctaaatatttttcgaacaatttattaaagcaGATGATGGttttgtgacaaaaataagttgtatttaattttcatattgttcttgattttcttttatttttgtcacATAACCATCTTTTGTAATATTAGTTGCGAagattttgagaaatattaaatttagaagattttatttcttaagaaaacgaTGCGCTAAAAAACTctctttatgaaaaaaaaaaacaaaatggaaaaaatgcaTAGAAGCCAagacatttttaatttgtctATAAACTATGtggtaaaaaaatgaaaagatgaaATCTTAAGAGATTGCTCAGTAAAATTTGATCATGCCTCAATTGGTTTATCTAATTTTgcccaaattatttttttttgtataataaaaaaaataaatttacaagaaaataaacaatctcttatcgtgataaaaaaacaaatttgattttcacaaaaaaactataaacaaaaattaattttatcagtaTTTTATGAAGGTAATGATAGTAGTTGGGAATGctgacaataaaaaaatttgtacaATAACATAATTATTTGGGgatgaacaataaaaaaaaatatatttaaaaaatatatataaaaatcatcTACCATATACACTACCAAAAAAGTCTTGTCTATTTGggcttttacttttttttgttctacaaTTAAGAGGGTTTTTGACTACTTACTTcctgcaaaaagaaaaagaaagaaaaacatctaCTTTAGTTCAATGCAAACCTTTGATCATACTCAATGTTCAGTATTtacaaattaagaaaactatgcacattttttcataaaacagTGACCAATACATTACTATAAGTGCAATACAAAATATAGTTACACAcattaaatgagaatttattttggttCTTATACTACTGTGTGAACTTTCatctctaatttatttttagtaaatctaactttcttttaattttcgtattaaaagaaaaaaaaatactccaaaaaatcattaaaaggtTAAGAGAAATTTGCTCtggtttttttcctctttttggTATTGGTATAATATCTACTGATTTCATTCcataaatttctcattaaactaattaaatttactttaaaatgcTTGCAAGTGTTACAGATAATAATAATAGTAGATAAAAGAGTTAGCAAAATTAAGcattattattaaaagaaaaagatatattgcaaaagatgtatagaaaaagatttttgtataGAATAccctttaattaattctatatAGTAGGTAttagaaaacattaaaagataAATCTATTACATATTCCTCAAATAGACGTTAATATTATAATATTACTTTTCTTGTTGTCTCTTGTCTaacttctaaagattttttaaaatctgatttaaagaaattttctaacgtGAAGAAACCTCATCATACtattatatagcaaaaaataaaaagcttttatttctttagctAAAGAGCTTGAGCGATGAACTTACTGCTCATGAGTCTCCTCGACGACCTCCTCTTCTTCAGAACTACAAAAGGGGGTGAGAGAAGGGGATTAGGATAACAGAGAAGAACCGAAATATTGATTAACTTTGCGAGCTTTCTCAATTACATAGATCCCTTTGATGTCCGTTCATTCAcctaaattttctctatatgtGAAGAAATTTCCATCGTTGATTGTGAAAACTCCCCGGAATTTTTTCTCGACAAAAAATTTCACACGTATCGGTActctgaagttttttttttaaattctcatatAAGAAGGTGAGGAAAAAAGGTATATTGGATGGGTAGAAACATCcacttttcattcaaaacacGTTCTCAtgtcagaaaaaaagtaatcaaacaacaagaaaataggaaaaagttgcatgacaaattttcaattcgtTGTTTAATGTGAACACgggcataaaataaattgggatatcaatattaaataaaaaaaaacgatggaGGGAAATTTCACAgaactttgagaaaatttagtttGTCTGCCTTATCATTCCttaaggaaaatctttccaaaaaaaggaatacaaaaaatgaaaaaaatatataaagaaaataatactcACGAGTATTCCTCATCATCGGACATTTTGAGAGGGTTGTAGGGTTATATAAACCTGAAAAGACATATGATATGTGTgaatatttaatctttttaaaattattagatAATCCAATATTATTCTGGATTGAAAcccataagaaaaaaatcaaaataagacTACCCAGTTGTTATCTTATTACTCAAAATTAACTGATCGCTGTATAGAATAAAAGTTCCGCAttgtaagtttatttttggttCACCCTTGACATGGGTAGCTTAGCTTGAAGAACACCTTCAGAAACTTCTCTTTTACCTTggaatttaactttttttgttatagACATTTGCTCTatatttttgcttattttcatttgacaAAAGAATGCATTGATAACATAAATATatcaataaacattttttttgataatttcttaagaaaaaaataagttaagCTTTCAGTAATCCTAGCTAAGAAATGGATATgagctttaattttctttccaaaaatcCTTAAATCCAAAAggtttaatgatttattttacatagACCTTTTCTCCTCGCCCACTcctgtggatttttttttgccatttcgTCATCCATTACGTaggtgtgaagaaaaaaaaagaattactgGGTAGCAAAAGAATGTGCTTCTCGACGTGTGTGCGAGAGAATTGTTTAATGGCTGGGATtctggcagaaaaaaaacgatctaAACGATCCTACTGGCTCCCCTAACATATATGGCCAGTGTGCCAAACACACTGTACATTCTTCGGTTGGGAAAATGTGACAGAAATAGTGCGAGAGCGAGATCGAGGATCTACTGTGAATTTTCGTTGATacgaaattagaaaaattttccttcatcttCGCCTATGTATATTCTACACTgtgatattttgaaaaacttctaaaattaGCGCTCTTCGTGCgatctttctttccttttcgcTCGTATGGCGTCTCCTTTGGGGATTATGAACGATGCAGTCGCGAAATGTGTACGATTGGGGATTCGTGGGATATTTGGGTGGTAATTTCTGGAGGCACCATGCCAAAATGGGAGACACatctgaataaattttcacgacTATGAGAGAGGGAGCGAGAGGGATGCTGAAAACTCAACGAATGCGTACGAtcgcaaaataatttataaatagacTTTTACCACGGACGAGGTATTGGATTACTTTTGCCAAAGACTCCTCATCACACCCTAACTCCTCGATCTTATACATCTTTCAAGATCCCatatgaatatttcaaatacgAAATTTGGGTTGAAGATCACCAAGAAGATCATCGAAGATCACCACGCGAGTGGATTGCACTATTTTTGGCACACCAgggcgttttttttcttctaaggACGTGTGTCTGGTGGTTCTCAAggattcattgagaaaatatttattttcaatcaattgatTAATGATCATTCCATCTCTCAATAGGATCCCTCATTGGAATTGATGAATGGGTTACGTAATTTCTATTCTGGCGCCCATTTCACAGCTATATTTTTCACTCTCACTGTAATCCTCGATCGTCCTGAGTTGTGAGAAATTTCCCAATTCGCTTTTCAGCAAATCCACGAAAccacttttactttttttctaaacactttctattaatttttaaacacttaaatttttttgaaaataattttcttattcatatTGTAGtattctaagaattttttttagacttttccTGAATGTATTAATCACTTCTATAAGAACATTCAAgattgaaagagaattttttgcagtaaaattccaacaataggaaaaaaaattgaataattttttttttgtaagatgGAAAACTTACTCTaagaaattaaggaaaaatcaaGTCCGGCAGCTGACGGCGTTGAAGTTGTGCTGCTGCGGGTAGACTGAAATCACgatgtgaaaattcttatgGATGACCGTAGCGAACCCACAGGATGGATGATCTTCTTCTGTGTTTGTCGATTCTACATGTATATTATATTTGCTCTGAGCATGCGGGAAAACTATTTTCCCTCAAGTATGTGCGAGAAGATCATTCTCTCGCGgtgagcaagtgagaaaattggGTGTGATGAAAAGAAATGCCTTGTCACAcattaagatttttcaattgagaaaTATCCTCCTACGTCTCCTCGTCATTTCCTCCCAAACGCTTTCACTCACGGGGTAATGGAGCAGAGCGCCGCGAGAGCATTTATTTCTGTTCcaattcacttttttcctGTGTGGAGTGGATCGTTCGttatgtgaaaattccttttctcgTGCCTTTGGagagattttcttccacacagCTAGAGCTTCTCATatacacatttttcttctagTTTGTTTGTGGGTGGTGAATCTTCCAActtgcaaatattttcacgCTTTTGagatatattttaattctaaaaatattccatccaTGCAAGAATCGTATTTCATAGATttcatattatattttaactGTGGGTTCATactgaatttttcatcgaCCATTGCTTTCTATATGATTGAGTTTCTTCTTGGaatgaaattctaaaattatgCTCATAATCaaaataatgtttatttttggttcatattttttttaaagattttattaaaaagaaaactacaGATTTTCATATCATGTAAGATTCAAGAGAGGCGGAATCTGCAAGAGCTTTTAAATTCGGATTCATATTTCATTGTCTTGTTTTCATCATTTTACCTccacttttatttttagaatcgTCTTgggaattttcctaatttttgtttttttattacattgatatctaaaattttttctcattttttcaaagaatgtAAAAGTTTAggcatattttattttcacattttgaaactttaattttattaagaactCCATTATTTCTTTATAACCTTGTCAATtcatctttaaaatttcatacaatCTTGTATAGCACGTATTTTTACAACCATTTTTCTCATcgtaatttcattttcttatcttccaaattttttgaatttacaacatttttaatcatcaaaaatcttttttgaactgatttcttttttaacccttgggGGGCTTTTTCCTCGGACTTGGAATATCTCTCATAGAATGTGCTCCACGTAGTATGCTGGAGCTTCTGCAGCTCATCCCAAAATGTCTCaggaattgaaaatttgtccTGCCTTCATTTTCACGACGACTTTTCCAAATGCGGGTTTTTTTGCGCCAAAATAATAGTTCCAAAAGTCGCCACCGCTATGTTTTGGCACTGTTGACTGAGGAGGAAATGAGACGGATGATGTTGCTATTCCACGGCGATTCCTCTCCTCGCACGTCATTGATACTATTTCACTCGCACAAAAGGTTTTTCacagttttctcgcgttttccgccaaattttccagcaaaattatcttttttgagaccaggaagcgacgccgcgtcgattggcgtcCCCAattcaaaactctcaaaatccgcgccagaaaaagtcgtgcaaattccacaaaaaaatccggcGAGTTGCGCCCTCAAATTTTTACTGGAAACACTTGGAGCCCCCCTGAGCATTCCCGGCAACTTTTAAagccccaaaaatgagtttttcgtggaaaaattatttttaaaaattttagaacaaaaaaggGGGGTCGAAAATCCCGCAAGTGTTAacgtattttcttttgagctgTAACGGACAacaaaattgcttttcaacAAATTCATGATTTACTTCCTTTTTCCCCAATTCTTAGGCACAACACTCCATTTTTGGGGCTTCAGAAGTTTGCTGAGAATGCTTCGTGAGCTCCCAGGGGAGCTTTTGTGCAGAAAATCAGGCTCGCAATTTGTTTGAccgttgaaaaaaattttaaacgacACTTCCGGAacaggaattttctttcattcaaactGGCGACGtcaatcgacgcggcgtcgcttcctgagCGCGTAAAAACGAATTTCgctggaaaattttgcagaaaatgcatgaaaattgtgaaaaacctTCCTTGCGAAGGAGACAACAATAGCGACGTGCGAGTgagagagaattaaaaaaaacctagtGGTCAatagaagaattaaaataaacaaataattttttaggttATATTTTCAGAAACATAACctgaataaaaatctaaaaaaaagtaaaaaatgcgtgagaaaattctaacaaaCGTCGAAAAAACCTTTGTAAATAAATGCATAAGTCAAAAGTTGGTAAGTTTTTCTAACTGGAGGAATTAAAgtgcaatttatttgattttaataatttttccagcGAATCGATGGAAGGCGCATGAATGATTTCCGGAAGATTAAATTGTCATTTGGTAGTGAATGGGGCAGTGCTCACGTGGCCCTTGGAGAAACTCGAGTTCTCGTGCAGGTATCATGCGTAGTGACACAACCCAAATCTGTGCGTCCCCAGGAGGGATTACTGTCCATTGCTGTGGAAATTGGTTCAATGGCAGCGGCACATTTTGAAGGTGGTCGCTCATCGGATGAAGCAATACAGATTAATCGGATTCTAGAACGTGCCTTCAAGGATTCCAGATGTGTCGATCTTGAATCACTATGCCTGGTGGCCGAGGAGAAAGTTTGGAGTGTGCGAGTGGACGTTAATGTGTTGAATCATGATGGAAACATCATTGATTGCGCTTCTGTGGGTGTTCTGGCGGCTCTCCTGCATTTCCGGAGGCCCGATGTTACATGGACAGGAACAGAATTCACCATACACACATCAGCAGAAAAGGATCCCATACCTCTGGTGCTGCATCACTTCCCAGTTTGTGTATCATACGTCATATTCCAGGATGGCTCAGTGGCTTGTGCTGATCCCACCGATCTTGAAGAACGTGTGGCACAAGCAAATATGGTGTTTGGTCTTAATTCTTATCAAGAGCTTTGTGGACTCCATCTGGGTGGTGTGACTCTCCTTTCGGCGGGATTTGTGATTGATTTAGCAAGTCGTGGTGTAAAACATGCTAAGAATCACATAGAAATGGTGAAAAGATGCATTGAGGAGGACACCAGAGCCCGTCAAGGAGGTGCACGTGTTAGTTTCGTTAAATGCCTCGATGAGGGTGGTATAAAGTCATCTTTTGAAGAACGAATACCCATTAAAATACCATCGAGAGAGCCTAGGGAGAGGCGAAAGCCGAAGGAAACAGTCAATGATAGCACTGAAGGAGTGAAAATGGAGGAagaatcttttgaaattcatcgTGTAAATTCAGAAAGTGCCACATTGATGGAGGTGGATAATTTCGGTCTTGGAGGGCCCAACAAATGGATTCCCGACGATAATAATGCTTCCACGGATGAAAGTGATgaggaagaagagaaaaagccACAAGTGAAAGTAAAACGAGATTCCGGGAGTGAAGAGGAGGATACAGTGATGGTTTGAAGTAGATCAAGGAGCTATTTCGTCGATCTCGTCATAGTTTTAATTACTCACAGACCACAATAAATACACAAAAGATTGTCCGGAAAACATTCAAGTGCCTTCATTTCCAATTCCATTCTTTTGGTCCAGTTTATTGGAGTTTGATTTGACCATGTAGATGAAGTATGTGAGAATTTCCTTCTCCTTGATGGGAATCGTCTTGAAGTGCTTCATGATGGTCTGTAAGATTGAGCAAGAGAAAGAGAACAGCTTTGTCAGGTAGGGCTTccgaatgaaattaaaatatatgttCATAAGTGTGTGTAGTGTACTCACGTCTGCTAGTTGGGCTTTATTCATTCCCGGACGCGTGGAAACTTTGTAGTGTCTTTTGTAGCGTCTGAGGGTATTTACTTGGAGTTGATAAAGATCAACTTCTGGAAGATCAGTGTCTGTCTCATTGCTGTCCTCTTCACTGTCTTTACGGCGTCTCTTTGTCCGTGCGCACTGTATCCGTGTTTTGTGGAAGTCACAGATGTAGATATGGTGGGCATGGCTATCGATATTGAGTTTTAGACGTCTCTGGGTGACGGTTTTCTGGATTCTTTTGTTGTATGAGGCATTTCCAGCTGGATTACGGCACCTCTCACCATCGTCCACAAGACAAC harbors:
- the LOC129790052 gene encoding uncharacterized protein LOC129790052, which codes for MREKILTNVEKTFVNKCISQKLRIDGRRMNDFRKIKLSFGSEWGSAHVALGETRVLVQVSCVVTQPKSVRPQEGLLSIAVEIGSMAAAHFEGGRSSDEAIQINRILERAFKDSRCVDLESLCLVAEEKVWSVRVDVNVLNHDGNIIDCASVGVLAALLHFRRPDVTWTGTEFTIHTSAEKDPIPLVLHHFPVCVSYVIFQDGSVACADPTDLEERVAQANMVFGLNSYQELCGLHLGGVTLLSAGFVIDLASRGVKHAKNHIEMVKRCIEEDTRARQGGARVSFVKCLDEGGIKSSFEERIPIKIPSREPRERRKPKETVNDSTEGVKMEEESFEIHRVNSESATLMEVDNFGLGGPNKWIPDDNNASTDESDEEEEKKPQVKVKRDSGSEEEDTVMV
- the LOC129790060 gene encoding histone deacetylase complex subunit SAP30 homolog, which produces MNNGFSTGEEDSRGPSDQICCLVDDGERCRNPAGNASYNKRIQKTVTQRRLKLNIDSHAHHIYICDFHKTRIQCARTKRRRKDSEEDSNETDTDLPEVDLYQLQVNTLRRYKRHYKVSTRPGMNKAQLADTIMKHFKTIPIKEKEILTYFIYMVKSNSNKLDQKNGIGNEGT